The following DNA comes from Meles meles chromosome 8, mMelMel3.1 paternal haplotype, whole genome shotgun sequence.
GCAGTTATTGtcctataaaacaaataaaacacttcTATTGTGTAGgaattatgaaaaaagaaacctGAGTGCTCAGAGCCGGTCCTGGCCCCTGGGAGAGTGCCCGGCCCCTCCTCATGCTGGGGACTTGGGTCTGTCCacaccctcctcttcctcctcagccATGACCACCTCCTCCAGGGTGCGCCCTGCAAGTTTGCTCCCCACCAACACTTGGCAGGTGCCAGCAGGTGGCAGTCCTTCCTCAGTGTAGCGACCTCGGAGAAACACAACCCTTTCCTGTCCATCCAAGGGCAGTCCGTGGGCCTGGCACAGGTCCCGCGCCTCTTCGGGCCCATCCAGGGCCAGGAGGTGGACCATGAAGCCCAGAGGTAAGGTCTGGCCTTTGGGGGTGCTCAAGGCACGAGCGAGGCGGGCCAGGGCTCCCCGGCGAGCACGGCCTACGTGGCACCGGACCGCGCAGCTCTGCAGGTAGGGCAGGACGCGGAGCAGGCGGAACAGGCGGGCAGTGTTGCCTTCGCGAAAGGCCGAGTCCACAGCCAGGGCCCGGCGCAGGGCCGGGCAGGAACGCAGGGCGTCAGGCAGCTGCAGGACCTCATGCAGGGCCTCCACCGAGCCTGTGAGGGCGGAAGCCAGGGTGAGGAGAACTTGTCTTTCCCATACCCGGCCACCTTCCATCCTGTCCCGTTAGGCCTCTGGGATCTCTCCTCCCAAAGGCTCGGTCCTCAGCCCCGCCCACCTTCCGCCTACCGCCAAGCGCACCTCCGACCTTGGCCCGCCTACCTTCCGCTTTGGCCACGCCCCCCCGGGCCAAGCTCCCTTTCCGCAGGCTTTTTTCCATCAGCCCCCTCCAAACAGTCTGGATCCTTATACCGAAGGGAGGCATTGTTTTTGGATGAGGGAGACAGGCCCAGATAAGTTCACGACTTGCCCGAGGGCTGTCTCAGAGTTCCAATGTAGTAGAATTTGACACAACAAAATACAAGTTTTCTGACTTCAAATCCACAGCCCTTTCTCCACTTGCCCCCAAAAGCTGACTCAGGTGTCCACCCAGTTAAGGCCTTCGAGGacattctgcctctgtttcccttccAGGAGAATCATGGACACTGGAACCTGGGGCCACTTTTGTGAACTGAGGCTTCTGACCCATTAGTGGGTTTTGAAACCAAGAGCATTTTATTACAATTAAATACGACAGAATTATTAGAATGCACCGTCCATTCATAGAAGGAGCTAATATCTTGAAACTTATGTGTCAGACATATTCTTGGCCGTTGTGCAGTACTAAACagggagttaaaaaaaagtttgaaaatcactAGGCCAATTTTTCCTTTCCAACCCCGTCCTCTCCATTTTTATTACCCCCAAAACTGAGACCCAAATCGGGGAAGGGACAGGCCAGAAGGCCCACATGGGGGTTCGGGGGATCATTCACTCGACACACATTTAGaaggcagggatggggagggagctaATGGCGAGATTGCAaagcttctctttccttccccggCCTCCACTGTCCCCACGGAGGCACCGCCCCTACCCCGTACCGCCGCGGAGATCCCAACTCACCCAGATTATAGAGCAGAAAGAGACCCTGGAAGGCGGCCTGGCGGGGATGCGGCCCGGCGCCGTGCGCGTAGCAGCGCCGCAGGGATCCGAAGCCCTCCTGCACCTGGGCCTGCAGCAGCACCGGGTCAGCCCGCCCGCGCGCCCCGTCCGGCCCCAGCCGCGCCGCCACCGCCAGCAGCACGGCCAGCGCCGCCTCCAGCACCGCCGCCGCCTCGGCGTCGCCCGCGCCCTGCAGGGCCAGGTCCAGCCGCACGGCGCGCAGCCGGTCCGCCACGAAGCTGGCCACCTCCGCGCAGGATGCGTCGGCGCGCTCGGCCACCTCGCCGGCCAGGTAGCGCACGGTGGCCAGCAGCACGGACGGCGGACGCAGCTGGCTCGGCGGGGGCCGCGCCTTGCCGGCGGCCGGCCGCTTGTACTCCTTCACGGCGCGTTGCGGGTCCGCGCGGGGCGGGTCGCTACCGCACCCCGGCGCCACCTCGAAGCGGTGGAGGCGGCGCTCCTTTTCGCGCTCGGCGCGCTCGGCGGCCGGACACATGTCTGGGCAAGTGCCCATGGGCAGCTCGCAGCCGGCCATGGTGGCGCTGAGGGGAAAGGATAGGGTCTCAACATCCCCGAGACGACGGCGGCCGCTCGCCCCATTCCACGCGAAGGCAGGCGGAGGGCGGCCGGAGCTCGTGCGCCGGGGCGGGCGGATCCCAGCTGGGCCCCGCCTACCCGCCCTACCGGGCTCCCGCCGTCCTCTCACCGAGTCTTGTCCCCTCCCACTAGGCCTGGAGTAGGCCTCCCGAGACACACTGCGTTGTAGTTCAGCGCCGCCACTTCCGACTCAGGCACCGCCAAAACGCCCAGGATGCACcgcgcccagcccagcccactccCATGACGCACCAGCCTGTAGTCCCTTCCGCAACCAATCGCTTTGCCGGAGAGGCGGGAGAGGCGTGGAGCCACGCCCTCCGGGTTTCAGCTCGTCAAACCCTGACCCCTGGCACTTAGCTTTTGGGCACCTCCCAAAACGGGTAACCCCAATTTCGGTTCTTCTTCATCATTTCTTTCACCCAGTAACCTGGCTCAATGGGCCTTACTGTCCTTTTCTACTCTTGTTTCCCCGGAGACTATTCTCCCCACTTTCTAGATCAGGGGTCAGCAGATTTTTTCTGCAAAGGCCCAGGCAGTAAATACTTCGGGACTTGCAGATCGCAACTGGGCAACTCGGCAACGATTCACCTCCGCTGGTGCCGcgggaaagcagccacagacagtaTCAAGTGACTGAATCTGTGTTccaacagatttttattttcaatacttaaatttcatgtaattttcatctGTCACAGAATACTATTCTTTTGATCTTTTTCaactattaaaaaatgtaaaaaccattctagCTCATGggccttacaaaaaaaaaaaaaaaaaaaaaggccttggGCAGGATGTAGCTGCAGGCCATGGTCAGCAGACCCCTGTTCTAGATGGGTCAACGGCTAGCTCAGGACCAGGGCTGCGGCCCCCACAAGATACACAGGCGGGATCAGAAGTGTTTTGTCCTGATTCCAAAGTGGCAGTGCAGTCAAGGAGCTCTGAATTCGTATTTGTCTCATTCTTGGTCCAGTTACATACAGAAACGACCCCTCGAGTtacaagcccaggaccctgggccaggcCCCAGGGAGCGTGAAAGGGAGCGGCTGGCAGTGCTGGAGCTGGAGGCCTGGGCTGGGGTTCACTCCTCCTCAGGAGGGGAGCTGGGACAGGTGCGTGTGCAAGATTTCTTCCGCTCTCTTCAAGTACTCAGCTGCCTTCTTCTTCACACCCTCCCGGCGGGCAGCTGATGGGTCACCTGTGGAGAGAGAATGGCTCAGCTGAGATCCCTGGGTTCAAAACCCTTGGCCAAGCCCCTACACAGCTCACAGAGCATCAACAGGTgtctcttcccacctccctggGAACCCCGTCTATTACCCCATTTTACAAGTAAGAAAACTGAGCCCACAAGAGGTAAAGAAATTGCCCGAGGTTACACAGTTGGTCAGCGGTGAGCAATTCTGATCCTTGACTGGTTTGTCTCTCACTTTCCGTTCCCTTCACTCCACCACCTGAGACTCCAGGCCTGACCTTCCGCCTTCCAGTCGTACTCACCGGGAACGCCCTGCAGCAGGATGTGCACGCCGTCCCGGTAGCCCTGCAGAGCTGCAGCGTAGGCACCTGCCTTCTCGTCCCGCAGAGCCTGGGTGATGAGCTCTGTGGCTTGGCTCAGATAGGCGGGGGCCGGCCGGCCTTCCTcgtcctcctcctgccctccaggcTCCCAGGGTTCCTGGTCCAGCCTTTCAGACCCTGCCTCCATCGCTGCCTGCTCACCCATGTGAGTTGGACTGGGGCCCGCACCTTCTACAATCAGATATGGAGGACTCAGGCCAGGCTGCCCTCCATTTCCCAGGgcctgcagcccctccccagaCCTCTCCTGCCCATCAGGGTACCTACCTGCCGCAGGGGGAGGAAAGCATTGCCCAAGGAAGTCAAAAGCCATTCATATATAACAGACTGGCCACGGTCGATTTAATTGGTGGAGTTCCTATGCTTTTGTAAAGACAATGTTACCTTCCTAATTCTTTCTTTAGGTCTGTATTAACATTAGTTTGCGGGGCCTGGGTTACTGGGCCTACTTCCCTCCTGACTACAGTTGATCTACAAATCCAAGAGTTCCCACTGCAAAGTTTAAAGTTTAAAGGATGCCAGACCAGGGCAGAAATGCTCCAAACCCTGGAATGTCAGAATAACAGATGCAGAGAATCTCACGTCTTACAACTTCAGCTGAGGAACCAAATAGGAAGACAGTGGATGGTGGGTATCCTCACAGTCCAGAGAGGGTTCGTTATAGACCCCAGTACTGGCAAAAAGGAGGCCAAACATCCCCTTTGCAGTTTATACAAGAGAAGGctagggacgtctgggtggctcagtgggttaaagcctctgccttcagctcaggtcatgatctaagggtcctggcatcgagccccacatcgggctctctgctcagcggggagcctgcttcctcctctctctctgcctgcctctctgcctacttgtgatctctgtctgtcaaataaaatcttaaaaaaaaataaattttcttaaaaaaaaaaaaagggaaggctAGCAATTTGGCCCATCTTTGGTGAAAAGGCCTTTGGAAGGAAGGAGCCAGAAACGGAAGCACCAGGGCGCACCACTGGCCTGGAGGGGGAAGGGCGGGCATTTCTTTTAGCTCCAACCCAGTGACCCTGGGAGGAGACTGGGGGGCCTCCTGCAGGAAGGGAAGATGACCTCTCACTTCCCAGCTGGACATACAGCCCTCCCTGTGTTGCTcatggagcagaaggcagagaagtTCCGGGGATACCCTAACGTGAGTTCGAGAGTCTGATGCATGTGTTGAAGAGAGAGACGAGTGCCAGCTCCTTGCCTGGATGATTCTGATGGTGAGGGACTGGCTACAGGTGCCCACAATAGTGGGACAAGGAGGCAAGGCGACATCTGAGGGAATGGTACTTCCAGGCTTTGGCGGGGCAGGAGTTGGGGAGTtaaaattccccccccccccgcttttttttttaaggattttatttatttatttgacagagagagatcacaagcagcaggccgggggcgggggtggggggggcagcaaggcaggctccctgccgagcacagagcctgatgcagggcttgatcccaggaccctgagatcatgacctgagctgaaggcagaggtgagccacccaggtgccccaagttttctttttttaaaaaaagattttattgatttatttgtcagagagagagagtgcaaaagcagggggagcggtaggcagaggaagagggagaagcaagctccccactgagaaaggagtccgatgcgggactcgattccaggaccctgatgcttaaccaactgagctacctaggcattCCAGAGTTCGGGAGTTTTCTTATGGGGCGAGGGAATGTCTGATGGGAGCTACTGGCAGGAGTCTTGACAGTTCTAATCAGAGCATCTGGCCACTGGGCACCCGTGGGGGTTCAACTGGGGCAAGGCAGGCAGGCCCCCGTGACACCACTCCCTCCTTTTTCCCTAATCCCTTCTTTCCTATCCCAGCTatggaggggctgaaggagacCTTGGAACAGGAGGAAGCAGAACGAGAAGAGTCAAAGGACACTCCTCCCAGGTGCGTGGGGAGGTGGTATGGAGCTGAATAACTGGGCGGAAGACTGAGGTCCCCATTCGGATCGGACCCGGGGTGCGGAGCGAACCCAGATGCCTGAAACCGATCACAAAGGTGACGGTCTGCCCAGGAGGTCACCAAAGGCCAAAGAAGAAAAGCCAACAAAATGGGCTTCAGAATATGACAGGATTCCAAACGGAAACCCTTTCACAATGATCCCAAAGCAGAAGAGCCGCTTCCACAGCCCAGCTGGAGGAACAGCACAGACTCGGAGACTTTGAGAATGAAAAGGTCCAGTGTCTCAGAGCCTGGACTCTCAGCTCCAGGACCCAGACCTCCACGGGAAGTGGGGCGGCTTCCCCTTCCATGGCAGGTCTGGGGTGCCCCCACCATGTGCAGGCATCCCGTGCTGCTCTCTGAGTCCGAGCCTCACCCCCTTGACCAGGAGGCCTGTCCTGCCTTCAGGATCTGCGGTGTGACCCCGAGCCAGCCAGGGCACCGCGACCTTGGGCTTCCaacggaaggaactcaaatactaCCAAGACAGTGTGACCCCTGACTATTCCAAAGCTTTCTTAGAAGACCCAGCTCTCCCTGAACAaacctccctttcctttccccggGTTGCTCACTGTCCAGAGGCATCCAACTCATGAGCCTTggcagcagggcgcctgcttccacTGCTCACTGAGGCTGCCCACTgcccgcggggggggggggggggtctttctAGGATTTACAGGTGCTACGCATGTTGGTCAGcggctctgcccccccccccccgcccctacCGCAGCCCCCCTCTGCTTGTCCCAGCTTGTTACCTTCCCTGGAGAAGGGGTCGAAGAGGGCGAGCTCAGCGTCTGTGAGAGGGCCTCGGGCAGGGGAACTGGACGCCTCCTCGGTGCTCCCGCAGTTAAAGAGGAGATCCAGGGCCTCCTGGGCAGGGCTGGATGGTGGGGGATCCGCTGTGGAACCAATGATTGGGGACGTTCATGCCTGTCCTTATCATTCCCCAGCTTTCAAAATGCAATTACCCTCTCACTAACTCCTTGTGGCGCCCAAGAGCATAGAGAAGCCCATTCTTCATATGGGTTGtaccccttttacagatgaagaaactacaGCCTAGAGAAGGAAAATGGCCTGGCCAGAGCTAGTCAGCACGTTAGCAGCAGAGGAGCTGGGACAGACCCCAGAATTTTTACTAAGCTCACCGAGGAGGGAGTGTGTGCTCTCCAACACCCCAGGCCCTCCAGGCCTGGATCCCACCCGGACAGAGATGTACCTGACCCCTCCAGTTCCTCCAGGCCTCTCCTCTCTGCAGGGAGCGGCTGGGGCAACCAGGGCTCCTCAGGGGGTGGCGTGGGGATCAGAGGGGGCGGCAGGATGTGGAGGTCTCTGGATATGTCGGAGGGCCGGGTCACCTCCCCACCCTgcaggagagaaagacagggatgGGCAGCGGAGATGGGGGGGTGGACTCGGGGTGCAGCCCAGTGGACAGGGAGCTGTCCCAGGTGCTGCAGAGGAGGGACAGGCCGCGACACATACCCGGAAGAAGGCCTGGAGCTGCGGGCTGTTGTTGAGCGCAGGGATATGCACAGTGAAGCGAAGCAAGTCCTCGGCCCCCTTCCGCCGCTCTTCAATCACCGAGGCCTCGAACCGGCCTGCAGCCCCCCAGGacgaggggtggggagagaagcagtgATCCACAGGGGTGGTCACTTTCCTTCTGCTGCCACAGAGGATCCCAGCAGCCAGCGGCTCTCCTCCCCATTCTCCCAGCAACCTTCCCGGGCTGCCCCAGGGGGCAGGCACCAAACTCCCTCATTCTCCGTGTGCCAGATGTTTATCGAGCACCTACTAGTGCGAGGTCCAGCAGGTGAATGGGAGAAGAGCACAGTGTCCGCTGTTAGGGGTTCACTTCCCAGACAGGGGAGGCGGGCAACCcgcaagaaacaaaataatttcagatggtTCTGATGCCACGGAGAGGAACGTTAAGACTCAGAGAGgagaagtgacttgcctaaggtcacatagcAAGCTGCTTTTtctcagtctccctgctctgttCTAGGTGTGCTGTGGAACTAGCTACCTCGGACGTAGCAGCCGGCTACAGTGCGCACAGCCTGGCATCACCCGCCGGCAGCAGCCCTTCACCTTGCTGTGAAGGAGTATCTCCCGCTAGTCTAGAGATTCCAAACGGCAGATCGCTCCTGTCCACCAGAAATACATCACGAGTGGCAGGTGCGATTACTAATTTTCTCTTAGCCACGTTAAAAAGAAACAGGTTAACTCAACTTTAGTAATACATTCCACTTAACCCGGTATATCCGAAATAGTCTCATTTGCATGTGTGATCAATACATAAACGATCGCCACAGTTTACAGTCTATTTCAGTGGGCATTCACCCCATACGGCAAGCCTCGGCTCAGACTCACCACCTCTGGCTCACAGCTGCTGCTTCTGGACAGCGTGGGTCTAGAGGTCACACCAGCTCCTGGGGAGGAATTCTGGTTCTGCCACTGACAGGCCAAGCCCCTTTAGGACCCTGAGCCTCAGGTGCCTTGTCCTGGAAATGGGGCTAAGGAAGGTGGACTGCTGAAGGGCTCCACACACACTGAAGGCTAGGCTgcgctgagcctcagtttccccaggtgTGAAATGAGGCTGTCTCTaagggccccccccaccccaccaagaaGTGCTTCTGCATTCTGCATTGGGGGTTTTgggcccccatcaggctccttcccCCCCAAGCAGAGgtcccctctgcccacctcttcCTCCATCTCTGGCCTGAATGCCTAGATCAACACTCACCAAACACCTGGGCGCGGGGGAAGGCCGGAAACTCCTCCAGGCGGCGGAAAAGGTTGCGGTGGGTGTAGGCCAGGTCCCCGTGCAGCTTGCGGAAGTCGCTGTACCGCTTCCAGACCACCACCTGCCAGGGATGCAAGGCTTGACCTGGGCTGGCAATGGTGGCGGAGGAAAGAGGCTTTCCCCATTCCCAGTCTGGAACAGCACATGCGTgcctgtgtgcgtgcgtgcgtgcgtgcctGTACGCATGCGTGCTTGTCTCTGTGAGTGCCCGCGTGCCTGCCTGTGCGCATGCGTGCTTGTCTGTGTGCATGCGTGCCTGTGTGCGTGCGTGCTTgtctgtgtgcgtgcgtgcgtggcTTGGGGCAGAGCGCCAGCTCCTCCCAGGGCCGAGGAGTTACCAGCGGTTCCTTTGCTGCTCCTGCATCTGGACCTGGGGAATGttccccttcctcccaggagCCTCACCTCTTTGACATCCTCTGGGTCCTTCTTTGAGATGAACTGAGGAAGAAAGGCAAGAACCAGGTGAGACCAGAGGCTGACACCTGACACCCCATCTCCCAGGAAAATCCAGCAACGCCCCAGGTACCTCCCAGCCGTCGTCGTGGCCTTAGACTGTTGGCCACTGGTATCAAGGGGTCCTGGCTTCAAGACTTTGTGTCACCTGAAGCAGTTTTTCTATCACGTGCTAGTTTCTTCATGTGCCAGATGGGAGGATCCCATCCAGACCCCTTGGTCCTCAGCCCAACTTTTATCTCAGTTCCTTCACGAATTAGCATGTCATCCTAGCACAGGGCCACGCTGATCTTCTCTGCATCGTTCCCGTTTTCTGtgtgtgctgccgaagcgagcactatctCCCTATCGAAGGGCCAAGTCCCTGCACCTCCTCCTGAAACTAGAGACCCTCCAGTTCTCTAAAGAGTGACGTTCTGTCCCAGGAACCACTCCTTCCTTAAGGGAGGAAGTCTCTGTGGGCAAACACTCCTGAATGCGGAAGATAGCATCACTGGGGTTGCAACCCCTGGAAAAGAAGAACGGGGTCTGAGCTGGAAAGAAGACTCTGTACTCACTATGGTGTATtcataataattagaaaataacactacaagggcgcctgggtggctcagtgggttaaagcctctgcctttggctcaggtcatgatcccagggtcctgggattgagccctgcatcgggctctctgctcagcagggagcttggttccctctctctctctgcctgcctctctgcctgcttgtgatctctgtctgtcaagctaataaataaaatcttaaaaaagaaagaaagaaagaaaataacactaCAGCGTGGACTACTTGATAGTTTTCCAGAATCCCCTTTTAATTATCCTAGATCCCAAGGCAGCAGATACGATTAACATGCCCATTTACCAGATGAgaaagtggaggggcagagaggggacgTGACCTGTGCAAGATTACATAGCACattttgcaaatgacctatctgataatgagctgatatccaaaatatagaaagaactcctACTCAAcgccaaaaaccaaaacaacccaatttaaaaatgggccggggggagcctggtggcttaggtcatgatctcagggttttaagatcgagtcccatgtagggctccgtgctgggtatggagcctacttaagattctctctctctcccactctttctgtATCCCCCACTGGGTCAAGGAagtaaagaagggagagagggaagaaggaaggaagggaggtagtgagagagagaggacacgaGTAAAGGTAACTAAATAAatccaaaaaaggggggggcagaggacctgaatagatgtttctccaaagaaaatatacagataagcagcaaacacaggaaaagatgctccatatcactaaccaccagggaaatgcaaatcaaagccacaatgagatatcacctcatgccagtcagaacaaaaaggtaagaaataacaACTGCTGgtgaaaatgtagagaaaaaagaactttCAAGTACTGTCTGTGGGGATGTAAATCAGTGCACCACTggaacagtatggagtttcttaaaaaattaaaaatagaaataccactgGATCcggtaattccacttctgggtatttacccaaagaatacaaaaacactaattggaaaagatatatgcatccttatgtttattgcagccttatttataacagccaagatatggaagcactCTGAGTGTCCACccataggtgaatggataaagaaaatgttgtagATACAGAatatggagtattactcagccataaaaaaaaaaaatcttgtcatgTGTGCCAACATGGATGGACTGAGAAGATACTACACTATGTGAAATACGTCAGAcccagaaagacaaacactacgtgatctcactgatatctggaatctaaaaaataaaacaaaataaacaaaaccaggaACAGACtcagaaatacagagaagaaactgggggttgccagaggggatgCGGATGGAGGGAATCAGTGACAAAGATGAAgcagattaagaggtacaaacttccagttcgACAATAAATAAGTCATTGGGATGAAAAATTCAACACAGGGAACACAGTAATACTGCAATAACTTTGTGTGGGGACCGATGGTGAACTACACTTACGACGGTGAGCGTTTCGTAACAAAgataaatgtcaaatcactatgttgtgcacctaaaactaacataacattgtaaTATTCTATGTCAACTGTACCtcagttgaaaataaaaattagaaaaaaaaatcacataccaAGTAAGAGGAACTGCTAGGACCAAAACCCTGGCCTTTGCTTTTCATGCCAGACTCAGCCTGAAATACCTTGGGTGAAAGAAACTCGATTTAAAAACTGTTCAGGAATATATGTGCCTGACAAAGGAGTCAGATCTACAATATAGAAAGAACCAGAGATCAGTACTAAAGATAAACAACTCGACTTTCAAAACTGGTCAAAACATTTGCGCAGGAACCTCCCCCAAAAGAAGGTGTTTGAACGGGCAGTAAGATAACGagaatatgggggcgcctgggtggctcagttggttaagcgtctgctttcggctcaggtcatgatcccacggtcctgggatcgagccccgcatcgggcttcctgctcagggggaagcctgcttctccctctccccctccgtGATCTCCctcactttcactctctcaaataaataaataaaatcttagggaaaaaaaaaaaaagatgagaatatGCTCCATATCATtagtcatcaaagaaatgcaaattatactCCAATGAGCTATCACACACCCACCCACCTAAAATGAG
Coding sequences within:
- the SAC3D1 gene encoding SAC3 domain-containing protein 1, coding for MAGCELPMGTCPDMCPAAERAEREKERRLHRFEVAPGCGSDPPRADPQRAVKEYKRPAAGKARPPPSQLRPPSVLLATVRYLAGEVAERADASCAEVASFVADRLRAVRLDLALQGAGDAEAAAVLEAALAVLLAVAARLGPDGARGRADPVLLQAQVQEGFGSLRRCYAHGAGPHPRQAAFQGLFLLYNLGSVEALHEVLQLPDALRSCPALRRALAVDSAFREGNTARLFRLLRVLPYLQSCAVRCHVGRARRGALARLARALSTPKGQTLPLGFMVHLLALDGPEEARDLCQAHGLPLDGQERVVFLRGRYTEEGLPPAGTCQVLVGSKLAGRTLEEVVMAEEEEEGVDRPKSPA
- the SNX15 gene encoding sorting nexin-15 gives rise to the protein MSRQAKDDFLRHYTVSDPRTHPKGYTEYKVTAQFISKKDPEDVKEVVVWKRYSDFRKLHGDLAYTHRNLFRRLEEFPAFPRAQVFGRFEASVIEERRKGAEDLLRFTVHIPALNNSPQLQAFFRGGEVTRPSDISRDLHILPPPLIPTPPPEEPWLPQPLPAERRGLEELEGSADPPPSSPAQEALDLLFNCGSTEEASSSPARGPLTDAELALFDPFSREEGAGPSPTHMGEQAAMEAGSERLDQEPWEPGGQEEDEEGRPAPAYLSQATELITQALRDEKAGAYAAALQGYRDGVHILLQGVPGDPSAARREGVKKKAAEYLKRAEEILHTHLSQLPS